The following coding sequences lie in one Drosophila sulfurigaster albostrigata strain 15112-1811.04 chromosome 2R, ASM2355843v2, whole genome shotgun sequence genomic window:
- the LOC133839322 gene encoding G-patch domain and KOW motifs-containing protein, with protein sequence MDAKKISFGFSKVAKKPSILPPKVAKEENKVELIKCLEGKEIKLVAEKHEEAPLIIQMATNQKTSTALASLMKRRAVLLGEDDGEPEETTAEPQSIAEVTANNDISNLEQRAARELLAAAQSNGSEIVEGEKLVLPALKADELPLDGAKESTIDDYDSIPIQQFGLAMLRGMGWKDPPPKKKGAAPVDDAPFMRPKGMGLGADKALKSKALLVQPERNEVLEIKKQAYVRILGGKLKDQYGQIEGFDDHAGRVIVKMAIGGAKEAFNEFLCQPVSRKEYSQYGKCINSAKYEEFKKQENEHGQIIVKREKSTERKDIQRAEHRDRYREQDRKPYKTKEEDRSHRSRDEDHKSYRSRDEDRKPHKSEHRSIKTEDRRADSRDYKDECNSYRQDERKAYKTEERRRDDISGSSSSRYRQDSRSNSCTSKTSSRRRQQSTSDDADDTGESTESDSDSAYERKDKKKSKSGKSKKKSKKSKSKSHRHRHSSDSQDDSDSSLDERSRRRHSSKHKKKTKKSKHARSRTRSRSREGRGR encoded by the exons ATGGATGCCAAAAAGATATCCTTTGGCTTTAGCAAAGTGGCTAAAAAGCCCAGCATTTTGCCACCCAAGgtagcaaaagaagaaaacaaagtcGAGCTTATCAAATGCCTCGAAGGCAAAGAAATCAAACTTGTCGC TGAAAAGCATGAAGAGGCGCCACTAATCATTCAAATGGCCACCAATCAAAAAACTTCCACAGCGCTGGCCAGTCTAATGAAAAGACGAGCAGTGCTGCTGGGCGAAGATGATGGAGAACCCGAGGAGACGACCGCAGAGCCACAATCAATAGCCGAGGTCACCGCAAATAACGACATCAGTAATTTGGAGCAACGTGCTGCACGTGAACTTCTGGCGGCCGCACAGAGTAATGGCAGTGAAATAGTAGAGGGTGAAAAGCTTGTATTACCTGCATTGAAAGCCGATGAATTACCACTTGACGGTGCCAAGGAGTCGACTATAGATGATTATGATTCTATACCCATACAGCAATTTGGTTTGGCCATGTTGCGCGGTATGGGCTGGAAGGATCCGCCTCCTAAAAAGAAAGGTGCTGCGCCGGTAGACGATGCTCCATTTATGCGACCCAAAGGCATGGGATTGGGTGCAGATAAAGCACTCAAATCGAAGGCACTTCTGGTACAGCCTGAGAGAAACGAGGTGTTGGAAATTAAGAAGCAAGCTTACGTACGTATCTTGGGTGGAAAGCTGAAGGATCAGTATGGGCAAATTGAAGGTTTCGACGATCATGCTGGTCGGGTGATTGTCAAAATGGCAATCGGAGGCGCCAAGGAGGCGTTCAATGAGTTTCTCTGCCAGCCCGTGTCGCGCAAGGAGTATTCACAGTACGGCAAATGCATAA ATTCGGCAAAGTATGAAGAGTTTAAGAAGCAAGAAAATGAGCACGGtcaaattattgtaaaacGCGAGAAATCCACGGAAAGGAAAGACATTCAAAGAGCAGAACACAGGGACAGATATCGTGAGCAGGACCGTAAACCGTACAAAACAAAGGAGGAAGATCGATCGCATAGATCAAGGGATGAAGACCACAAATCTTATAGATCAAGGGATGAAGATCGCAAGCCGCACAAAAGCGAGCATCGCAGCATTAAGACCGAGGATCGTCGAGCTGACAGCAGAGATTACAAAGATGAATGCAACAGTTACAGACAAGACGAACGCAAAGCCTACAAGACCGAAGAACGACGAAGAGACGACAtaagtggcagcagcagcagtcgttACCGTCAAGATTCACGTAGCAACAGTTGCACTTCCAAAACGAGTAGCCGGCGACGACAGCAAAGCACCTCAGATGATGCAGACGATACTGGCGAGTCAACGGAAAGCGATTCTGATTCAGCATACGAGCGCAAGGACAAGAAAAAGTCGAAAAGTGGTAAATctaaaaagaaatcaaagaaGTCAAAAAGTAAATCCCACCGTCATCGTCATTCAAGTGACTCCCAAGATGACAGTGATTCTAGCCTAGATGAGCGTTCGCGACGTCGTCATTCCAGCAAGCATAAAAAGAAGACCAAGAAGAGCAAGCATGCGCGCTCTCGTACTCGCTCCAGATCTCGCGAAGGGCGTGGCAGATAG
- the LOC133839321 gene encoding T-complex protein 1 subunit gamma translates to MFGGQQPILVLSQNTKRESGRKVQLENIQAGKAIADVIRTCLGPQAMLKMLMDPMGGIVMTNDGNAILREITVQHPAAKSMIEIARTQDEEVGDGTTSVIVLAGEMLAAAEPFLQQQIHPTVIIRAYREALEDIVNHLQSDLSVQLDVKDKAKMAEVVKACVGTKFIGKWSDLAVKIALDAVETVTLNENGRLEVDIKRYAKVEKIPGGSIDESCVLKGVMINKDVTHAKMRRYIENPRIVLLDCSLEYKKGESQTNVEIIGEQDFTRMLQIEEEFVQRVCADIIAVKPDLVFTEKGVSDLAQHYLLKAGITAIRRLRKTDNLRIARACGATIVNRTEELTEKDVGTGAGLFEVKKIGDEYFTFVTQCKDPKACTILLRGASKDILNETERNLQDALHVARNLVLEPRLVAGGGAVEMAASQLLTRKQVKGPYTAVAHALEIIPRTLAQNCGANTIRALTALRAKHASHKAAGVCAWGIDGESGEIVDMNVKNIWEPLAVKLQTYKTAVETAILLLRIDDIVSGSKKRGGNEPTNPAAMAQGHE, encoded by the exons ATGTTTGGTGGACAGCAACCCATCCTTGTGTTGA gtcaaaacacaaaaagagaaTCGGGCCGCAAAGTGCAGTTGGAGAATATTCAAGCCGGAAag GCCATTGCCGATGTGATTCGCACCTGCTTGGGCCCCCAGGCCATGCTAAAGATGTTGATGGATCCCATGGGCGGTATTGTGATGACCAACGATGGCAATGCGATCTTGCGTGAAATCACGGTGCAGCATCCAGCGGCAAAGAGCATGATCGAAATTGCACGCACACAGGATGAAGAGGTGGGCGATGGCACCACCTCTGTCATTGTGCTGGCCGGCGAGATGTTGGCCGCTGCCGAGCCATTCCTGCAACAGCAAATTCATCCGACTGTCATAATTCGCGCATATCGCGAAGCACTCGAGGACATTGTCAATCACCTACAATCCGATCTGAGTGTGCAATTGGATGTGAAAGATAAGGCGAAGATGGCTGAGGTAGTCAAGGCGTGTGTGGGTACCAAATTTATTGGCAAGTGGTCTGATTTGGCTGTGAAAATTGCTCTGGATGCCGTTGAGACGGTTACACTGAATGAGAATGGACGTTTGGAGGTGGACATCAAGCG ttatgcCAAGGTGGAGAAGATTCCCGGTGGCTCCATCGATGAGTCCTGCGTGCTGAAGGGCGTCATGATCAACAAGGATGTGACACACGCCAAGATGCGTCGCTACATTGAGAATCCGCGCATTGTGTTGCTCGACTGTTCGCTGGAGTACAAGAAGGGCGAAAGCCAGACAAATGTGGAGATCATTGGTGAGCAAGACTTTACGCGCATGCTGCAAATCGAAGAGGAGTTCGTACAGCGTGTCTGCGCCGACATTATTGCCGTCAAGCCCGATCTGGTCTTCACCGAGAAGGGTGTGTCCGATCTGGCACAGCATTATCTGCTCAAGGCGGGCATCACAGCCATCCGGCGCTTGCGCAAGACAGACAACTTGCGAATTGCCCGCGCCTGTGGCGCCACCATCGTCAATCGCACTGAGGAGCTGACCGAGAAGGATGTGGGCACCGGTGCCGGTCTGTTTGAGGTGAAGAAAATTGGCGACGAGTACTTTACGTTTGTCACACAGTGCAAGGACCCGAAGGCTTGTACTATTTTGCTGCGCGGTGCCAGCAAGGATATACTCAACGAGACGGAGCGCAATCTGCAAGATGCTCTGCATGTGGCACGCAACCTGGTGTTGGAGCCACGCCTTGTGGCTGGCGGTGGTGCTGTTGAAATGGCTGCTTCCCAGCTGCTCACCCGCAAACAGGTGAAGGGTCCCTACACGGCTGTGGCTCACGCCTTGGAGATCATTCCACGCACCTTGGCGCAGAACTGTGGCGCCAATACTATTCGTGCCTTGACCGCACTGCGTGCCAAGCACGCTTCACACAAAGCCGCCGGCGTTTGTGCCTGGGGCATTGATGGCGAATCTGGTGAAATTGTCGACATGAACGTGAAGAACATTTGGGAGCCGTTGGCCGTCAAGTTGCAGACCTACAAAACTGCCGTGGAGACTGCAATTCTGTTGCTGCGCATCGATGATATTGTTTCGGGCTCAAAGAAACGTGGTGGCAACGAGCCAACTAATCCTGCCGCTATGGCTCAGGGCCATGAATAg